The genomic interval TATTTGCCATTTTTCCCTCGGTGGTTCCACCTTTTGCGTCAACGGTTTCTATCGTGGTTAGGGAAACCAGTTCCTTCAAACTATGCCCGCCACCAGAGCACAGATCCGATCATTACTAGTCGCACAGTCGACAGCGGCTACATTTTGATCGAGACTATTCCAGAAACACGCGGAAATATGCTTTCACTGACGTGGGCGGAAGGTCGGCATGACCTAAAGCTCCGGACGAACCTCTTCCGTGATCTTTCCCGAATTTTCTTAAACATGACCCGTGTTCCGGCGCCTAGAATCGGTTCATTCATCATTGACAAGGATGGGTACTTGCGTCTCGCGAATCGACCTCTCTCCGTTGAGATCGAGGTATTGGAGAATGAGATGATTCCAACTGATATACCTCGCGATTATACCTACTCAACAGCTGACTCCTACGTGGTTGATATACTCGGGTTCCATGACAATCGTTTGCGGTATCAGCCTAATGCTATCAATAATGTCGGGGACTGTGGATACCAACTTTCTGTGTTGACTGCGATGCGAACGGTTTTCCAGTCAATTTATACTAGGGGGTTTCGCAGAGGCCCGTTCGtcctcaacttcaccgaTTGTCATCAAAGCAACATACTGGTCGATGAAGAGTGGCATATAACATCCCTGATAGATTTGGAATGGACCTGCACTCAGCCAATCGAGGTGTTTCAACCACCTTACTGGCTCACAAACGCGAGCGTGGATCAAATTGATCTGGCAGAATATGACACAATCCGGCAAGAGTTCATGGCCGTTCTGAAAACAGAAGAGCAAGCTTTCACAACTAGCAATGGTGGAACATCCCAGCTACAACTCTCAGAGGTCATGGAAAGATCCTGGGAATCGGGGGCTTTCTGGTATACATTGGCTCTGTCCAGCCCATCTGGAATCTTTAGGCTATTTGACGCGCATATTAAACCTCTTTATATGGAAGGTAACGACGAGGAATTTCAGCTGGCTAtggctttcttcttcgaaaAAGACTTGGGACACATTGCACATCGCAAGCTTGCGGATAGAGAGGAGTATGACAAGAAGCTCCTGCAAGCTTTCGAAGACAACTCAGATTGAGGTTACTCAAACATTATTTCTTTTGGTTCCGGGCTTTTGTATTAGACTTCCAGGTGAGCTTAGATATCCACGCTCAGATATAACCCACCTCTGTAAGAGTATGTCCTGTCCTCGAAACACTATATTATATTATACCCAATGGGGTTAGatcccttctccaactcaGCCGCATCCCGCTTACCTAACTGCCTAGCAGTGTCCACAGCTCCTTCCCCAACAACAACTGATGTAccaagagagagaagcagCAGCGCAATTATTGATGGTCTGAATACTCCCTGCTTGAATTGGTATTTTAcgtttctctctccctctctaTCTTGCTTCTTCCCCATTACACCCACCACACAACTCCACGATGGCCGACGCATTCCCCGCAGTCCTAACAGGCCCCTCCTCCAAAGAGCGCCGCTACGACCGCCAGCTCCGTCTCTGGGCCGCTACGGGCCAGCAAGCTCTAGAAGACTCGCGTGTGCTCCTGGTCAACTCAGACGGCACGTTCGGCCCACAATCCACCGGCGTGGCAGGTGTCGCGGGAGTCGAGGCACTCAAGAACCTCGTCTTACCCGGCATCGGTGGGATTACAATCGTCGATCCGGCAACTGTGACAGAGGTGGACCTGGGCGTGAACTTCTTCCTGGAGGCAGAGTCGCTAGGCAAGTCCCGCGCCGAAGAAACGTGTCGGTTGCTGCGGGAGTTGAACCCGGATGTGCAAGGGTATGCTTACTCCAAGGTAAGAGCTTTCTTTCTCTAAATAGGAGACAGACGTTAAGCTAACTGGGATCAGCCCGTCtcgcagctcctccaggatCCCAacttcctcgcccagcataAGCTAGTGATCATCTCCGGACCGACGAAACGCTCCACTCTGCAAGCTGTCTGCCAGGAAGCAAAGAACCTCGGTATTCCCGTGCTGTACACACACTCCGTGGGCTTCTACTCGATGTTTTCTCTGCAACTACCCGCTGAATTCCCCATTGTCGAAACGCACCCAGATCCGGAATCAACACAGGACCTGCGTCTCCTCAACCCATGGCCTGAGCTCATCGCCGCAGGAACAGCGCTGGGTGACCTAAGCAGCATGGACGACCACCAGCACGGCCATGTGCCGTACATTCTGTTACTGCTCCATTTCATAGAGCAATGGAAACAAACGCATGCCGGCAAACCTCCAAGTAACTacaaagaaaagacagaatTTCGTGAATTCGTCCGCTCACAAGCACGCACGAATACCCCCGAgggcggcgaggagaacttTGACGAAGCTGTGGGGGCAGTGATGAAAACCATTTCGCCCTTTGAGCTGCGCAGCTCAATTCGTGAGATCTTCGCGATGGACCAGTGTCAGCAACTAAAACCCGACTCCCCTGATTTCTGGATTATCGCCTCAGCTATCCATAAATTCTGCGAGGAGAACAAGGGCCTGCTTCCCCTGCCAGGCTCATTGCCCGATATGAAAGCCCAATCGGCAGACTACGTCTCGCTACAGAATATCTACAAGGCCAAAGCACGCCGCGACGTTGATGAGGTAACCGCTACAGTGCGACAGCTAGAGACACAGATAGGACGTACCGCTCCGATCCCCGAGCGTGAAATCGAGGTGTTTTGCAAGAACGCAGCAGATATCAAGGTCGTGCGGGGCCGACATATCCCCTTGCTCTCGGAGGACAGCGACGCAGCAACGACCAAAACAATCAGAGGAGGGTTTGCCTTGGACGACAGGCTGGTCGCGATCTACGTCGCAttcgagatcctcgatgcAGTGGTGAGCGAAGTCCAATCCATAGCCGACACGGAAAACGGCGGAGACCAACTCCGCCTGCCCAACATTGAAGACGAGGAGCTCTGGACCAAACACACAGACCGCATTCTGAAAGTTCTTGCTCGGGACACGGGCACTGATATTCCCCCTGAGCAGAAGGATATACTGGAGGATGCGATGTGGGAACTCCGTCGGACCGAGGGCGGCGAGTTGCATAATATCTCTGCGTTGACGGGGGGCCTAGTTGCGCAGGAGGCATTGAAGGTCTTGACCCAGCAGTATGTCCCGCTGGACAATACGTGTGTCTTTGACGGGGCGCGTAGTCAGACCGCGATGTACCGCTTGTGAGGTGatatccaccatggcggaaGGGAAGGCAAGAACGGAGAGGGAGATACAGATACAGGCTAGGCTTATTTACGACATTATGAACTGAACTGCCGAACGGGAGCTTTCACCGAAATCATACGCTACAATGCATTCAATATATCAATCGTTCATGAGTAATATCATTGGGTATAAAATAATGTGTCTAATCATTGCTAATAATCATCCATGAACCCACCAGCCATTCCCAGCTACCATGCAGGAAATAAAAACAAAGCTCCTGCTGAAATAGTATCAGCTCCCCTTCGATTTCTTCGAAAACCCACTCCGCTTCGTCCCAGCGACAGGCTTCACATTCTCAAAAAGCTTCTCCTTCCCAAACGCCGCATCCCCAACCCGGAGATAGCTCACAACTCCCTGGTCAACAATCGCAAGAATGACATTGCGATACCCATGCCGCAGACGCATGTACATCATCCtgttcatcttctctccgTGCGGCGGAACCAGAGGCGTCGAATGGAGGAGCGCGCTGAGCTGCGTTAAGGTCGGGAGCGTGCTCTGCTCGCGTGTGCTGAGCACTGCGATTCTGAAgtctggtggtggcggggCAGTTTTCTTGTAGCTGGTTGATGGTTTGTAGATGTGATATACCACGCGGAACGGTGCGCTGGGTTCGAGATTTGGTTGTGGGGTGACGGGGTCGTACCAggggatgatggcgagtTTGCGGTATACATCAGCTACGACGGAGGCTTGTTAGAGATATGACCAGAGACTGGGCGGAAGGGAGTGGTCTCACCATAGCTGCGATGGATGCCGCAGCCCACGACGGGGCCGGTTGTGGTGGAGGCTGTGGAGAGCGGATCGTGGATCCATTCGAAAAGACGACTGAAGATCCCCCCGAGTCCTGGACCTCGTTGCGTGGGATTTAACTGTAATGCACGGTCCTGTGCATTACtggcctcgtccacctgGTCATCCCACCCAGGACCCCTGATGAGCGCATACCCTAACCGTTTTAGTCCGGTATACACCGAGAACCTCTCAAGCGTGAGTCCGCCCCGTCCAATGAAGCACGTATATGCCGCCTGTAGACTCATTGGAATCGATAGTTCGTCGACCGAACCAGTCAACTCCTGCGGCCACCTGATATCCAGGGACCCGCGCTCAAGCATGTACAGCGCCTCCTCGGGCAACAACCAAATGCGATTCCACCGATCTGCCTGTCCCATCGACTTGAAGTAGGTTCCCTTCGGGCTGGGAACACAAACACACGCTTCAGCAGAGACACCGACGCCCTTCTCTGAGACCCTGGAAGGGTTTGTCTTCGGTTCCGAGTTTGACGTCTTTCTATATTCATCCACGGCTTCCAATGGCTCGCGCACTGGGTGCGCAGGCGGTGGAATTGGCCCATCTGGCGAGTAGAAGGCCACGACCTGGTTTTTTGGCGCGTGGATGCGCGGATACGAGAGCGCATTGTGCATGGCCTGGCGCGAGGCGGAGAGGACATCGGCTTGGAACTCGGTTGGGTTTGGTTCAAAGTCCTTTTCGCCGCGGCGGGGGAGGCTGCTATTGGATGTGTCGGTGAGACTGAGTTGCGCGTTAGTATGGGTTGGGAGGTTGTGGTTGAGTTGGAGGCACGTACAAGTTGAGATGGTTCAATAGGCGGAAGTCCTGTGTTTCGTCGGACAGGTCGGTTTCGATTTGCTCTGCGCCGGTGGCAGGCGATCTGGTTGtatcctcgtcggcgtcggccATGGTAGGCAGGCCTAGTAAAAAGAAATTGGCGAGAGAACGAGCTGGTGATTGAGGTGAGTGGAAGTGACTCGAAAAAAATGCTTATCGATAAGGCGCAAGGCGCACCCATCACACCACCTCCACAGTCTCTGACTCGAgcgttcttcctcttccccttcccaCTCAGTCTCCCCGATGGAGTCCAACACCCAGCATGCAGTGACGTACAACGAGACTTTGCGCAAAGTATGTGTGCATTTAACTGTACTTGCCTCCCGTTTTAACACATGGTAGATCAACAACAGTCTCGAGAACGCCTTGAACACTTTCGGCCGGTCCTCGCGACAATACCAGACGGTGTTAGAAATCCTCAAGAACTGCCTACTGGATATCGAGCGCGAAAAGCAAAAGCAGACTGTTGACCCAGACATGCTGAGTACCGCGATGGGATTTCTACAGCTGGGAGGATGACCATCTCTCTATACATCACTGCACTTCGCGAACACCTCAAAGGTTCTAGATTCACACTACTGGTATTATATGAAAAGAGCTTCGAACGTACAACAGACACTGGGGAGGGGGATGATGGGAAACAGCAACACGGGTTCATCCAGGCCCTCGCGCGCAACTCCACCGCCGCGGATCGGAGCCCAtagccagccagccagccccCAAACACcccaagaaagaaaaggacaCATTTGGCCATGCAACATAACTCCGGGATCCATGCAGTCGTTAAAACATGACATCGGTACACTCAGTCGATCAACGGTTTCTTCTGgttgccgacgatggcacACCCGAGGTGACTCAGGGCATTGGGATCGGAGGGACGCACGATCGAGGGGAGCGGCAGCATTGGGTTATCTGGGTTGACGTGGGCAGCGTCTCGGGCGGCTTGTTCGATGGCCTCCATCTCTTCTTTGCATCCGGCGTGGTCGAGCGGGCAGACCACGATCGGCTGGCGGATGGTGATGTCTCGTGCGGAGGTCAAATGGGCCTGTTGATATGTTTAGTTTTCGGGACAGTTCAGTAATCAAAAACAGAGAAAGGAAACCCACCCGCACTGTGAGATAGTACTCGATTTTGTAGAGACTGGCAGTGGTGGTGAACCCGCTGACCGCATACATGGGGAACTGGGGTTTGCTCCGAGGCAAGATCCCGTCTGAATCTCGGGGGTCCTTGGCGGGAAATACCAGACCCAGGTTTGTCAAATACCCGGAATGGGGCAGTCGGATCCCGATGCTCTCGGTTTTCTTGGTCAACGTCTTGACCTTGCGTTGTGGCTCGTCGCCCTCATGGTTGTAGATGATCTCCTCGTCAATGCCGATGGTGATCTTGCTGATGGTCACTTTCCGCGCTTTGCCCATCCAGTCCTGATTCGGGGACAATTTCACATAGACGCTGACGGGGTCGAGTGGGCCATACGACCACCGCGGCAGGGAGATGGCCAATGTCACCAGATGGTCTGATACCCGCTCCGCCGACTCGGGACGGTTATACATGCCAAAGGTCGAGAGGGTATCATATCGCGCCATAGGCACCGGGAACGGATATTTCTTTTGCTCCGTTTGTCCCTGCTGGACGGTGACTACCATCTCATAGGTTGTTTCGGCGGTGCGACTGGGGAGCTGTAGACTGGCAGGCGGGACGCGCCGCGAGGAATCCCGTCCCCCACGTCCGAATGGGATGAACAGCACAAAGGGCAGATCCATTGAAATGACCTCCTCGTGTTCACGGCCCGCGGGACATCGAAACAGCAGCATCTCCTTACCCACGATATCGGTAACCTCCTTCCGCGGGGGCGCCAGACGCTTTTTGGTGACGGAGTCGGCTTGCGGGTGAATGGTCTCTTTACGCATGAGGGAGATGGTGACGAGGGACACGTTGACGGGCGCAGTGATGCCGGCGCTGGGCCGGATCTCGACTTTGCCTTCGATCCGgggctggtggtggtgttggtcaGTGAGTGTCGGGGAAGCAT from Penicillium psychrofluorescens genome assembly, chromosome: 5 carries:
- a CDS encoding uncharacterized protein (ID:PFLUO_007414-T1.cds;~source:funannotate) gives rise to the protein MSAFVRISGPPNGNFLIGYPGISATMPRIEGKVEIRPSAGITAPVNVSLVTISLMRKETIHPQADSVTKKRLAPPRKEVTDIVGKEMLLFRCPAGREHEEVISMDLPFVLFIPFGRGGRDSSRRVPPASLQLPSRTAETTYEMVVTVQQGQTEQKKYPFPVPMARYDTLSTFGMYNRPESAERVSDHLVTLAISLPRWSYGPLDPVSVYVKLSPNQDWMGKARKVTISKITIGIDEEIIYNHEGDEPQRKVKTLTKKTESIGIRLPHSGYLTNLGLVFPAKDPRDSDGILPRSKPQFPMYAVSGFTTTASLYKIEYYLTVRAHLTSARDITIRQPIVVCPLDHAGCKEEMEAIEQAARDAAHVNPDNPMLPLPSIVRPSDPNALSHLGCAIVGNQKKPLID
- a CDS encoding uncharacterized protein (ID:PFLUO_007411-T1.cds;~source:funannotate); protein product: MADAFPAVLTGPSSKERRYDRQLRLWAATGQQALEDSRVLLVNSDGTFGPQSTGVAGVAGVEALKNLVLPGIGGITIVDPATVTEVDLGVNFFLEAESLGKSRAEETCRLLRELNPDVQGYAYSKPVSQLLQDPNFLAQHKLVIISGPTKRSTLQAVCQEAKNLGIPVLYTHSVGFYSMFSLQLPAEFPIVETHPDPESTQDLRLLNPWPELIAAGTALGDLSSMDDHQHGHVPYILLLLHFIEQWKQTHAGKPPSNYKEKTEFREFVRSQARTNTPEGGEENFDEAVGAVMKTISPFELRSSIREIFAMDQCQQLKPDSPDFWIIASAIHKFCEENKGLLPLPGSLPDMKAQSADYVSLQNIYKAKARRDVDEVTATVRQLETQIGRTAPIPEREIEVFCKNAADIKVVRGRHIPLLSEDSDAATTKTIRGGFALDDRLVAIYVAFEILDAVVSEVQSIADTENGGDQLRLPNIEDEELWTKHTDRILKVLARDTGTDIPPEQKDILEDAMWELRRTEGGELHNISALTGGLVAQEALKVLTQQYVPLDNTCVFDGARSQTAMYRL
- a CDS encoding uncharacterized protein (ID:PFLUO_007413-T1.cds;~source:funannotate), whose product is MESNTQHAVTYNETLRKINNSLENALNTFGRSSRQYQTVLEILKNCLLDIEREKQKQTVDPDMLSTAMGFLQLGG
- a CDS encoding uncharacterized protein (ID:PFLUO_007412-T1.cds;~source:funannotate) — translated: MADADEDTTRSPATGAEQIETDLSDETQDFRLLNHLNFLTDTSNSSLPRRGEKDFEPNPTEFQADVLSASRQAMHNALSYPRIHAPKNQVVAFYSPDGPIPPPAHPVREPLEAVDEYRKTSNSEPKTNPSRVSEKGVGVSAEACVCVPSPKGTYFKSMGQADRWNRIWLLPEEALYMLERGSLDIRWPQELTGSVDELSIPMSLQAAYTCFIGRGGLTLERFSVYTGLKRLGYALIRGPGWDDQVDEASNAQDRALQLNPTQRGPGLGGIFSRLFEWIHDPLSTASTTTGPVVGCGIHRSYADVYRKLAIIPWYDPVTPQPNLEPSAPFRVVYHIYKPSTSYKKTAPPPPDFRIAVLSTREQSTLPTLTQLSALLHSTPLVPPHGEKMNRMMYMRLRHGYRNVILAIVDQGVVSYLRVGDAAFGKEKLFENVKPVAGTKRSGFSKKSKGS